A stretch of Microbacterium sp. 4R-513 DNA encodes these proteins:
- a CDS encoding type 1 glutamine amidotransferase domain-containing protein has translation MSRLDGKRVAFLLTDGFEDSELTSPWQAVTDAGATASLVSPADGSITGKNGHEQDVDVSVGDADPSEYDALVLPGGVVNADAIRMDEASIAFARSFFEQHKPVGVICHGPWLLIEAGVVDGRTITSWPSLKTDLENAGADWVDEEVVVDEGLVSSRKPDDLPAFNAKVVEEIAEGAHVGQTA, from the coding sequence AGCGTGTCGCATTCCTCCTGACCGACGGATTCGAAGACAGCGAACTGACCTCTCCCTGGCAGGCGGTGACGGATGCCGGTGCCACCGCGTCGCTCGTCTCGCCGGCCGACGGCTCGATCACCGGCAAGAACGGGCATGAGCAGGACGTCGACGTCTCGGTCGGCGACGCCGACCCCTCGGAGTACGACGCCCTCGTCCTGCCGGGAGGCGTCGTCAACGCCGACGCGATCCGGATGGACGAGGCATCCATCGCGTTCGCCCGCTCGTTCTTCGAGCAGCACAAGCCCGTCGGCGTCATCTGCCACGGCCCCTGGCTGCTCATCGAGGCGGGCGTCGTCGACGGCCGGACCATCACGAGCTGGCCGAGCCTCAAAACCGACCTCGAGAACGCGGGCGCGGACTGGGTCGACGAAGAGGTCGTCGTCGACGAGGGGCTCGTCTCGAGCCGCAAGCCCGACGACCTCCCCGCCTTCAACGCGAAGGTCGTCGAAGAGATCGCCGAGGGCGCGCACGTCGGTCAGACCGCCTGA
- a CDS encoding DNA-formamidopyrimidine glycosylase family protein, whose product MPESPEVQVLAEFLADRLSGRTLQDVDVIEFRTVKTRGRSPESLAGAQVAGAERFGKHVDLRLGDQHLVVTLGRHGWIRLREPGDTGEPDAEAPPTLATFAFDDGAVLETTDAGDWVSLGLSVVDDPTEVAAVAKLGPDPASADFDRRDFDKAVRGRRKQIKAILQEQESLSGIGNAYSDEILHAAKVSPVAHAAALDGDALDRVYVRTIETVRGAIEARRGIPIDQLKAAKVAAMRAHGRAGEACPVCGDTIREFKFGSTTAEYCPTCQTGGVEL is encoded by the coding sequence ATGCCGGAGTCTCCAGAGGTGCAGGTGCTCGCCGAGTTCCTCGCCGATCGCCTGTCGGGCCGCACCCTGCAGGATGTCGACGTCATCGAGTTCCGCACGGTCAAGACGCGCGGGCGCTCGCCCGAGTCGCTCGCGGGTGCCCAGGTGGCGGGTGCCGAGCGCTTCGGCAAGCACGTCGACCTGCGGCTCGGCGATCAGCACCTCGTCGTGACGCTCGGCCGTCACGGCTGGATCCGCCTGCGCGAACCCGGCGACACAGGCGAGCCCGATGCGGAGGCGCCGCCCACGCTCGCGACGTTCGCCTTCGACGACGGCGCGGTCCTCGAGACGACGGATGCCGGCGACTGGGTGAGCCTGGGTCTCTCGGTCGTCGACGATCCGACCGAAGTGGCCGCTGTCGCCAAGCTCGGCCCCGACCCGGCGAGCGCCGACTTCGACCGGCGCGACTTCGACAAGGCCGTACGCGGGCGCCGCAAGCAGATCAAGGCGATCCTCCAGGAGCAGGAGTCGCTCTCGGGCATCGGCAACGCCTACTCGGACGAGATACTCCACGCTGCGAAAGTCTCGCCGGTCGCCCACGCCGCTGCGCTCGACGGCGATGCGCTGGATCGGGTCTACGTCCGGACGATCGAGACCGTGCGGGGTGCGATCGAGGCTCGCCGTGGCATCCCGATCGACCAGCTGAAGGCGGCGAAGGTCGCGGCCATGCGCGCGCACGGACGCGCGGGTGAGGCGTGCCCCGTGTGCGGCGACACGATCCGCGAGTTCAAGTTCGGCAGCACGACCGCCGAATACTGCCCGACGTGTCAGACCGGCGGCGTCGAGCTCTGA